A genomic stretch from uncultured Pseudodesulfovibrio sp. includes:
- a CDS encoding glycosyltransferase family 2 protein: MPTPKISVTMPCYNCGETVHKALDSLLGQTCGDFEVVVVNDGSFDNTAGILAEYARRDSRIRILSIEHGGVVAAANAAIKAARGRYIARMDADDESLPGRLEAQSRLLDDSPDIGLVGCRIRFGGCRESCAGYAHYVDWTNTVVSHEAISLNRFVEFPVPNPSIMYRRECVNEHGMYRDGDFPEDYELLLRWLEAGVRMEKVDEELLVWNDPPTRLSRNHPRYDVDAFYRIKSVYLARWLARNNPLHPVVHILGSGRITRKRADLLLAHGVKFAAYYDIDPRKIGHVVNGVSVVDRNDIPGAGEAFCLPYVGSRGAREDITDFLCGRGYELGRDFIPVA; the protein is encoded by the coding sequence ATGCCCACACCGAAGATCTCCGTGACCATGCCCTGCTACAACTGCGGGGAGACTGTGCACAAGGCTCTCGATAGTCTGCTCGGTCAGACGTGTGGGGATTTCGAGGTGGTGGTCGTGAACGACGGGAGTTTCGACAATACAGCGGGAATCCTGGCCGAATATGCGCGCCGGGATTCCCGTATTCGCATTCTTTCCATTGAGCATGGTGGCGTGGTTGCGGCGGCGAATGCGGCCATCAAAGCGGCTCGTGGCCGCTATATTGCACGTATGGATGCGGATGATGAGTCTCTGCCTGGTCGACTGGAGGCCCAATCCAGGTTGCTGGATGACAGTCCTGACATCGGACTGGTGGGCTGCCGTATCCGTTTCGGTGGTTGCCGGGAATCCTGTGCGGGATACGCTCATTATGTGGATTGGACCAATACGGTCGTCTCGCACGAAGCCATCAGCCTGAATAGATTTGTCGAGTTTCCAGTACCTAATCCATCCATAATGTACCGGCGGGAATGTGTGAACGAACATGGCATGTACCGTGATGGCGATTTCCCCGAAGATTATGAGTTGTTGCTGCGGTGGCTTGAAGCGGGTGTCCGCATGGAGAAAGTGGACGAGGAACTGCTGGTCTGGAATGATCCGCCCACTCGGTTGTCGCGGAATCACCCGCGGTATGATGTGGATGCATTTTATCGGATCAAGAGCGTGTATCTGGCCCGCTGGCTGGCACGGAACAATCCTTTGCACCCCGTGGTTCATATCCTCGGTTCTGGGCGAATAACCCGCAAGCGGGCAGATCTCCTGCTTGCCCATGGTGTGAAATTCGCGGCCTATTATGACATTGACCCGCGTAAAATCGGTCATGTCGTTAACGGGGTGTCGGTGGTCGATCGTAATGATATTCCCGGTGCAGGTGAGGCTTTTTGTTTACCGTATGTTGGCAGTCGGGGAGCACGGGAGGATATCACCGATTTTCTGTGTGGACGTGGCTATGAATTGGGTCGGGATTTCATACCTGTAGCCTGA
- a CDS encoding TIGR00269 family protein, whose translation MKCIRCKKTACVALPSHHSGFCKDCFPLFFTKQVETAIRRGKMFTHDERILVALSGGKDSLALMLELKLQGYDVTGLHIDLGIPNSSEKARRKVEAFCELHELNLRVFEMEKWGLPIPDVKKHVNRPVCAVCGKMKRHHFNRIAREEGFDVLATGHNLDDEVARLFANTLRWDTAYLSDQGPILPASDGFVRKVKPLFRLSEFETANYAFLKGIEIHSDPCPYASGASFTHHKELWGELEYRSPGQKFQFYQSFLKKGKPAFANLEKEIGDELKPCDECGSPTSAETCSVCRIKAAVKASKEKTE comes from the coding sequence ATGAAATGTATCCGCTGTAAAAAAACAGCCTGTGTCGCATTGCCCAGCCATCATTCCGGGTTCTGCAAGGATTGCTTTCCGCTTTTCTTTACCAAACAAGTGGAAACCGCCATCCGCCGGGGAAAAATGTTCACCCATGACGAACGAATTCTCGTGGCGTTGTCGGGTGGTAAGGACTCTCTGGCCCTGATGCTCGAACTGAAGTTGCAGGGCTATGATGTTACCGGGTTGCACATCGACCTTGGTATTCCCAATTCTTCGGAAAAGGCGCGTCGCAAGGTCGAGGCTTTCTGTGAATTGCATGAATTGAACCTGCGTGTTTTTGAAATGGAGAAATGGGGGCTGCCCATCCCGGATGTCAAAAAACACGTCAATCGTCCTGTCTGCGCCGTGTGCGGGAAAATGAAACGGCATCATTTCAATCGGATAGCCAGGGAAGAGGGCTTCGATGTCCTCGCCACCGGTCATAATCTGGACGATGAAGTGGCTCGGCTTTTTGCCAACACCCTGCGTTGGGACACAGCCTACCTGTCCGATCAGGGACCGATTCTGCCAGCCAGCGACGGTTTTGTGCGCAAGGTCAAACCGTTGTTTCGCTTGAGCGAATTCGAGACCGCCAACTACGCCTTCCTGAAAGGCATTGAAATACATTCCGATCCGTGCCCATATGCTTCAGGCGCAAGCTTTACCCATCATAAGGAATTGTGGGGTGAACTGGAATATCGCAGCCCTGGACAGAAGTTCCAATTCTATCAGTCTTTCCTTAAAAAGGGGAAACCGGCCTTCGCCAATCTGGAGAAGGAGATCGGAGATGAACTCAAACCGTGCGATGAATGTGGATCGCCCACCAGTGCGGAAACATGCTCGGTCTGTCGCATCAAGGCGGCAGTGAAAGCGAGTAAGGAAAAAACCGAGTAG
- a CDS encoding MoaD/ThiS family protein — MITVNLEPDGEQIEMHNTRSVVAVLNKLKLRSTMAIVARNGELLTPDRMLDNGDTLMVRKVTSAG; from the coding sequence ATGATAACGGTTAATCTTGAACCGGACGGAGAGCAGATCGAGATGCACAATACGCGCTCGGTTGTTGCTGTGCTGAATAAATTGAAGCTCCGTTCAACCATGGCTATCGTCGCGCGTAATGGAGAGTTGCTCACTCCGGACCGTATGTTGGATAACGGCGATACACTTATGGTCCGCAAAGTTACGTCCGCAGGGTAA
- the lepB gene encoding signal peptidase I: MTDQNSLQSASDFKPRKPWLAGLLSFLFTGLGQVYNGQWKKGVGFFVAEWVYSLAMIPFWSDFVSTLLCLAILLGFNIFVAGEAFASARILREYTPGTWNRWWVYALCLCVSLASGFAFEPLMSQSYETYKAPSASMLPTLKIGDHFMVETLAADDAVQRRDVVIFLFPKDESKYFVKRVIGLPGETVEIRQRQVFVNGQPLEEPYVQHTKMTMEPLRDNFGPLTLGADDYFVLGDNRDESYDSRWWGIVKRQKITAKAKYIYFPGGFESDEWSDRFGMVIR, encoded by the coding sequence ATGACTGATCAAAATTCCCTCCAGAGTGCGTCTGATTTCAAGCCGAGAAAACCGTGGCTGGCAGGATTGCTTTCCTTCCTTTTTACGGGGTTGGGCCAGGTATATAATGGGCAATGGAAGAAGGGCGTTGGCTTTTTTGTGGCTGAGTGGGTGTATTCTCTGGCCATGATCCCGTTTTGGTCAGATTTCGTATCCACGCTGCTGTGTCTCGCCATACTGCTGGGCTTCAATATCTTTGTGGCCGGGGAAGCCTTTGCTTCGGCCAGAATCCTTCGTGAGTACACGCCTGGCACATGGAATCGGTGGTGGGTGTACGCACTGTGCCTCTGCGTAAGTCTGGCTTCCGGCTTTGCGTTTGAGCCGTTGATGTCTCAGTCATATGAGACATATAAAGCTCCATCGGCATCCATGTTGCCCACCCTGAAAATTGGTGATCATTTTATGGTGGAAACCTTGGCGGCCGATGACGCTGTTCAGCGCAGGGATGTAGTGATTTTCCTGTTTCCCAAAGATGAGAGCAAATATTTCGTTAAACGTGTCATCGGTCTTCCCGGTGAAACGGTGGAAATCCGCCAACGACAGGTGTTCGTCAATGGACAACCTCTTGAAGAGCCTTACGTGCAACACACCAAAATGACTATGGAGCCTCTGCGTGACAATTTTGGACCGCTGACGCTTGGTGCGGATGACTATTTTGTTCTCGGTGACAACCGCGACGAGAGTTATGATTCCAGGTGGTGGGGAATTGTCAAGCGACAGAAGATCACGGCCAAGGCCAAGTATATTTACTTCCCTGGTGGATTCGAGTCGGACGAGTGGAGTGATCGGTTCGGGATGGTAATTCGGTAG